In Solanum pennellii chromosome 7, SPENNV200, the following are encoded in one genomic region:
- the LOC107026299 gene encoding uncharacterized protein LOC107026299 yields MSLAILQQSFLISPLSSTYKPRKYSTFFPVHSTKILCKHNPDDPQDTLRKSENKFEKLALAAVAVGVLTLGSVDPASAAKTGGRIGGQAFRPSSPPRSSSPRINNSRTNIYVNPPVAPPLVGGYGYGYGIPFYGGWGWSPFSFFAPGPGVAVGIGGGFDTLVLFLVLGAVASFLRRVLGKSRDEDEY; encoded by the exons ATGTCTTTAGCTATTCTACAGCAAAGTTTCTTGATTAGTCCTCTTTCTTCAACATACAAACCAAGAAAATACAGCACTTTCTTCCCTGTACATAGCACTAAAATCTTGTGCAAACACAACCCAGATGACCCACAAGACACTTTGAg gaaaagtgaaaataaatttgaaaagttggCTTTAGCTGCAGTGGCAGTTGGGGTTTTGACACTGGGCTCAGTGGATCCAGCATCAGCTGCTAAGACTGGTGGCAGAATTGGTGGTCAGGCTTTTCGACCATCATCTCCTCCTCGCTCTTCCTCACCAAGGATCAATAATTCAAG aacaaatatatatgtgaatCCACCAGTTGCTCCTCCTCTAGTAGGTGGATATGGATATGGCTATGGTATTCCATTCTATGGTGGATGGGGGTGGTCACCTTTTTCGTTCTTCGCACCAGGGCCTGGTGTTGCCGTTGGCATTGGAGGTGGATTTGATACACTGGTGCTCTTCTTGGTTCTTGGTGCTGTTGCTTCTTTTCTTAGAAGGGTGCTTGGGAAATCAAGGGATGAAGATGAGTACTAG